In Zingiber officinale cultivar Zhangliang chromosome 3B, Zo_v1.1, whole genome shotgun sequence, a single window of DNA contains:
- the LOC121967276 gene encoding thiamine thiazole synthase 2, chloroplastic-like: MAASMATSSLVSNPKPLLSDRSSFGGLRLASTVLRPHQNTGRSSLSVTASAAPKYDLDAFTFAPIKESVVSREMTRRYMTDMITYADTDVVVVGAGSAGLSCAYEISKDPSVRVAIVEQSVSPGGGAWLGGQLFSAMVIRKPAHLFLDELGVPYDEADNYVVVRHAALFTSTIMSRLLARPNVKLFNAVAAEDLIVKDDRVAGVVTNWALVSMNHDTQSCMDPNVMEARVVVSSCGHDGPFGATGVKRLKDIGMIESVPGMKALDMNTAEDAIVRLTREVVPGMIVTGMEVAEIDGAPRMGPTFGAMLISGQKAAHLALKALGRPNAIDGSIRAESVHPELVLASSDAGEIVDA; encoded by the exons ATGGCGGCTTCCATGGCGACCTCCTCCCTCGTTTCCAACCCCAAGCCCCTCCTCTCCGACCGCTCCTCCTTCGGCGGCCTCCGTCTCGCCTCCACTGTGCTCCGCCCCCACCAAAACACCGGCCGCTCCTCCCTCTCCGTCACCGCCTCGGCCGCCCCCAAGTACGACCTCGACGCTTTCACCTTCGCGCCCATCAAGGAGTCCGTCGTCTCCCGCGAGATGACCCGCCGCTACATGACGGACATGATCACGTACGCCGACACTGACGTGGTGGTCGTCGGCGCCGGCTCCGCCGGGCTTTCTTGCGCCTACGAGATCTCCAAGGACCCCTCCGTCCGCGTGGCCATCGTGGAGCAGTCCGTCTCCCCCGGCGGCGGCGCGTGGCTCGGCGGCCAGCTGTTCTCCGCCATGGTCATCCGCAAGCCCGCCCACCTCTTCCTCGACGAGCTCGGCGTGCCCTACGACGAGGCCGACAACTACGTTGTCGTCCGCCACGCCGCCCTATTCACCTCTACCATCATGAGCCGCCTCCTCGCCCGCCCCAACGTCAAGCTCTTCAACGCCGTCGCGGCAGAGGACCTCATCGTCAAGGACGACCGCGTCGCCGGCGTCGTCACCAACTGGGCGCTGGTCTCCATGAACCACGACACCCAGTCGTGCATGGACCCCAACGTGATGGAGGCCAGGGTGGTGGTGAGCTCCTGCGGCCACGACGGGCCGTTCGGAGCCACCGGCGTGAAGCGGCTCAAGGATATCGGGATGATCGAGTCGGTCCCCGGGATGAAGGCCCTCGACATGAACACGGCGGAAGACGCTATCGTGCGCCTCACCAGGGAAGTCGTGCCCGGCATGATCGTCACTGGCATGGAAGTCGCTGAGATCGACGGAGCTCCGAGAATG GGGCCGACCTTTGGGGCGATGCTGATCTCAGGACAGAAGGCAGCGCACCTGGCGCTGAAGGCGTTGGGGCGGCCCAACGCCATCGACGGCAGCATCAGAGCCGAGTCGGTACACCCGGAGCTGGTGCTGGCCTCGTCGGACGCCGGGGAGATCGTGGACGCTTAG